In Actinomyces radicidentis, one genomic interval encodes:
- a CDS encoding phage holin family protein, with product MELLARTVGNAAGLWLAVAVVTGLSIPGNPSLGLTIVNLLVVGLVLALVNSIVKPIAKILAFPLYLLTFGLFALVVNGLMLLLTSRLTDALVGVGSSAGVALGLHADTFGAAVVGSVIVSVISAIVVGVIGPRED from the coding sequence ATGGAGCTCCTCGCGCGCACGGTCGGGAACGCGGCCGGACTGTGGCTGGCGGTCGCCGTCGTCACCGGCCTGTCGATCCCCGGCAACCCGTCCCTCGGCCTCACGATCGTCAACCTGCTCGTCGTCGGCCTCGTGCTGGCGCTGGTCAACTCGATCGTGAAGCCGATCGCCAAGATCCTCGCCTTCCCGCTCTACCTCCTCACCTTCGGGCTCTTCGCGCTCGTCGTCAACGGCCTCATGCTGCTGCTGACGAGCAGGCTGACGGACGCGCTCGTCGGGGTCGGCAGCTCGGCCGGCGTGGCGCTCGGGCTGCACGCGGACACCTTCGGCGCGGCCGTCGTCGGCTCCGTCATCGTCTCGGTCATCTCCGCGATCGTCGTCGGCGTCATCGGGCCGCGCGAGGACTGA